The DNA sequence TTAATAAATGGTAAGTGGCTTTAAACAGAGTACGTTTATCACCACCtctccaaagtcaaagtcaaagtcaaatcaatcTAATCGATAATTCCAATTAACCAATAAATACCTTTGGAATGTCAACAAATAAGAGTTAGAGAGTGCCGTTAGAGCCAACTTAGAGACTAGGTAATAGTCATTACTACcgtataagtggccactgctgaccaaaggtttttctcacacggagaatgtTTGATCATtaattggcgatttcaaacttataatctatatattgttatataaaGATCAATTGCTGATCATTAATCTCGCTACAGCTCGAAAACGACTGGACCAATTTGActtattttggtcttgaattactCGTAGAAGCCCAGGGAAGATTTAAAAGATGAGAAagtaatgtttgaggcggtacgaagtacGGTCAGctagttagaaataaaataatatgtccaCATTTCTTCCCGATGTTGTCCTTTACCGTGTGTTTAACCCTAGACAGTACAGTACACTTGCCAGGTTTCGCGCACCCTCAATTTCTCGGTTTGCCTTAACCAAACCATTACGACATTCTACTACTatactataaacaaatattaatttcaaaatacataGTCCATCCAGTTAAACTGTCCAGTGTTTACActtattctgttttttttttaacttacttAAGCTGTcctttgtttataaattgtcttttattttatttactgtgttATGTTATCGCAGGCTACAGATGAACACGTTACTGCGTCAGATGACGGAGGCGGTGTTCGTGAACCTGTACGGCATCAACAAGAAGACCGGCGACGAGAGCCCCGGGCCCGTCGCCAGGGCGGAGCCCTGTCTCATGCCGCTGCCTATAGGTACGGTTATTGAACAATAACTGTCACTACTACaccattatattaaaatttatgttgtTGACTGACTTGTGGTCCTTCGTTGCTTACGCGATGTCCTGTGCCAGTGATCTAGAAGCGAACACGAAGTGGTGCGGTGATACGCGACATCAACGCGATGCAGTGtgacggcggctatgtcctacgtgcatgtgaatcgtttcgttgtGTTTCTGTTtctgaaatttaaataaaaacgtgaCGGTACCGTGTCCAGTTCGCGCTACTATATCGAGCCAATTGATTGCATTCGTGCCGTGCCGCACCGCGCCTCACTGCATCCCTCATGCAGTTGTTCAAGTAGACCACGTCAGTAGATTTTGACAGATTGTTGTTTTTGCGTCATGCCGGACGTCGCGTTATGGGACGTTATTTTGTTGCATGAAGTTTTGGTGTAAAAACTTTCTCTCTATATTTGAACAGCCTCACATTATCCTTAGTAAAGTATGTCTGCTTAGTACGATGATGAATTCTTCAGTTCCAACCCTCAAAATGGTTTATTAAGCGTATTAGTAATACAGGTTTTCTTTTAATCCAGGGTTGGACTCGATGCCGGACTACCCGGCCTTCATAGACCTGTCGCACATCGTGTGGCTGAACAGCCACATCCCGCAGAAGCACCAGGACAAGTGGCGGTTCCTGTTCTCCTCGCACATACACGGCGAGTCGTTCTCCACCATGACCGGTAAGCACAATACGGAATTAATTACAAGTAGGCACTCAGTAGACTGCATGACGAAGCCTCACttgcgcacgttgctcatgatgaagacttctctgtgtcttgaaactagtagagctttactagtagagaaaagctctaccgtgattttagttaatttagtacgtctcacgatagttattataatagtgCAATACTGaatattgcttttaaaaactaatcgacttttgatgtaatttttataGAGTGTATGTCAAAAACAGAGTGATCCAAAGATTTAggttcatgtttttttattaatttctgtatttatttacatagtaagactaatgactgttgatgaaaggAAACAGATATGTAAGAGGTTATGTATATATGGCAAGACTATGTAATATGagtagtataatatttatgactTACTCATATGCCTATGTTCGAGtatactcgactagtttctagccataACGGGATCAATGCTAATGATTTGTCGACATATTCACCTCTCTGAAcactaaatacataattaaagaGCTCGAAACTACTGCGatacttaaaaaaactacatcCAAATCTCATTTCCAGGCCGAATCCAAGACCAGGGCGCCTCTCTCCTAATTATCGAGGATAACTCGGGCTACATCTTCGGAGGCTACGCCCCAGCGTCGTGGTCGCTGGGCCCCAACTTCGTGGGCACCGAGGAATCGTTCCTGTTCACACTCGCGCCCAAGATGCGCGTCTACCCGGCCACCACGTACAACAACCATTATCAGTACATTAATCACCATACTAAGACACTGCCTAATGGACTGGTGAGTAGTTTAAGACAACAACaaaacttcacgccttttatccccgaaggggtaggcagaggtgcacattacgatatgtaatgccgctatacaatgtacacctacttttcacctatgtgcctattgccatatcctggacacaattcctgactccgtgctgctaccgagaaatttttgaaaatccgaaaatagcccagtaatactttgctcgacccgggaatcgaaccctagaccccttgtcaggcagtcgcacttgcgaccactcgaccaacaaggcagtctgaGTAGATTAAGATCTTGTTGTATTTAAAAACGTTGCTCACGcaaagattttctcctgtatcgttgTCTGGTATACcgggtataagccggtaaactagcagacggatcacgtgatggtaagcaatcgctgccgcccatggacacctgcaacatcAGATGGGttttacaaatgcgttgccggccttttcgggggtaggaatttaagggttgttggggaattggaggttgggaagaggggtaattggacctccggtatcctcacttacacaacgcaagcgttgtttcacgtcgtttttctatgaggccgtggtaatacttcagtcgagccggcccattcgtgccgaagcatgactctcccacacttaaattcacTTTCTACAATAAATAAGCTTAATATAACAGAGCATACCACTATTCAATTGATCTAATCTTAAAATCTATTTCTAAACTAAAAATGGTTCCCAAACAATACCTAAACATTGTTTCCAGTTAATGGGTGGCCAATTTCACTTCGGTGCTATCTGGGTGAACGGCGACCCGTTCGGCGAGGGATCGTCGGCCGAGTCCTGCAGTACGTACAAAGGGTACAAGCGGCTCAGCAAGGAGCCCAACTTCCGCATCAAGAGCCTGGAGGTCTGGGGCGTCGGAGACAAGCCCATGTCTTTGAAGGAATCTGTGAGTATTGCTACTGTTTTGTTCTTTTATTCTGAAGCGTTAATGTCAATTAAACGAAGTACAGAAACTTAATACAGGGACATTCAAATGAAGTTGTCTGTTAGTCTGTACGTCAGTGTAACTATGCTGTTTCTGGGATTTTCTTgtgtattacataaaatattaacttagaCCCACAATTCTGaaacaaattacataaaaaataaacttaggcctaagtttattttttatattctgaaTCACATTCATGGTAAAGTATAAATAACGTGACGTTTCTTTTATAgagattttaaaattagtttgaattttACTCGCAAGAGGTATCAGGATATTTTAGAAGAAACACCTTATCGtgaactattttaaaattttcaca is a window from the Spodoptera frugiperda isolate SF20-4 chromosome 10, AGI-APGP_CSIRO_Sfru_2.0, whole genome shotgun sequence genome containing:
- the LOC118277117 gene encoding MTOR-associated protein MEAK7 isoform X1 — translated: MGNTSKKLAAKCTLLTKDEQKYLAATFRAASKNSDKIREEDLIVSGKLDAVLLERFWGPQIDPRLAQYLTNFLFGYGPNKLPSCDFNRFAELYVYNVRGTSEERMMVAYNSLGMDFNDTIELPYQLLREYCESIASTYIKVLKSASSSRAKTWINKGFRGRASHVQALGEAIAASVEGDADVTLNACTSNQLNKWLQMNTLLRQMTEAVFVNLYGINKKTGDESPGPVARAEPCLMPLPIGLDSMPDYPAFIDLSHIVWLNSHIPQKHQDKWRFLFSSHIHGESFSTMTGRIQDQGASLLIIEDNSGYIFGGYAPASWSLGPNFVGTEESFLFTLAPKMRVYPATTYNNHYQYINHHTKTLPNGLLMGGQFHFGAIWVNGDPFGEGSSAESCSTYKGYKRLSKEPNFRIKSLEVWGVGDKPMSLKESDERDLSVLDVNPEAKAILDMAGRTRHSEGIREPPPL
- the LOC118277117 gene encoding MTOR-associated protein MEAK7 isoform X2, with product MGNTSKKLAAKCTLLTKDEQKYLAATFRAASKNSDKIREEDLIRFWGPQIDPRLAQYLTNFLFGYGPNKLPSCDFNRFAELYVYNVRGTSEERMMVAYNSLGMDFNDTIELPYQLLREYCESIASTYIKVLKSASSSRAKTWINKGFRGRASHVQALGEAIAASVEGDADVTLNACTSNQLNKWLQMNTLLRQMTEAVFVNLYGINKKTGDESPGPVARAEPCLMPLPIGLDSMPDYPAFIDLSHIVWLNSHIPQKHQDKWRFLFSSHIHGESFSTMTGRIQDQGASLLIIEDNSGYIFGGYAPASWSLGPNFVGTEESFLFTLAPKMRVYPATTYNNHYQYINHHTKTLPNGLLMGGQFHFGAIWVNGDPFGEGSSAESCSTYKGYKRLSKEPNFRIKSLEVWGVGDKPMSLKESDERDLSVLDVNPEAKAILDMAGRTRHSEGIREPPPL